In Paludibacter propionicigenes WB4, the genomic window GCAGTTGGGCATAAAATCATTACGCCCCGGACCGAGTGGCAATGAAAATGCGCCTAATCATGCCAATTACGACGAATCAATTGCTAATCCATGTCCTCAGCTGCCCGATATTCTGACTTTGAAGAATGGAAAAAAAGTAACTTCGGCTGATATGTGGTGGAAACTTCGTCGCCCTGAAATTGTAGAAGATTTTGAGCGTGAGGTATATGGCAGATTGCCTAAGAAAATTCCTGCTGTAACATGGACTGTGAAAATTACAGACAGAGAATTTGTAGGGCGTACTCCGGTTATTGCCAAGCAATTGGTAGGTCATGTAGATAACTCCGAGTATCCTTTGATAAACGTGAATATCAATATGGTAGTGGTGCTTCCCACCAATGTCAAAGGACCTGTCCCGGTTTTAATCATGTTCGGACCGGCATCATTGCCTTCGCCTGCACAGCCTTCTGCGGAAGATCTGGCTAAAATCAATGCTGCTTTTAGGGAAATGATGATAAAGAACAATCCTGAAATGAAGGCTGTTCTGGATAAATATCCTGCGTATGCGCCAATTACAAAACTGGCTGGTCCAAGTTTTTTTGCACCGCCTACTGATGGTAATTCAGCTCCAACCGAACAACTATTGGCAGCAGGTTGGGGATATGCAGCAGTTGATCCCAGCAGTATTCAGGCTGACAATGCTGCAGGTCTTACCCGAGGTATCATTGGTTTGGTAAACAAAGGACAACCACGCAAACCCGATGATTGGGGAGCGCTAAGAGCTTGGTCATGGGGTGCTGCCCGTGCTTTAGACTATCTTGAAACCGATCCTTTGGTTGATGCTAAGAAAGTTGGTATCGAGGGAGTATCGCGTTATGGAAAAGCTGCACTGGTAACTCTGGCTTTTGAACCCCGGTTCGCAGTGGGTTTGATTGGTTCATCAGGCAAAGGTGGAGCTACGTTGCACCGTCGTGTTTTTGGCGAGGCTGTTGAAAGTCTGACAGGTGGTGAATATTATTGGATGGCCGGCAATTACATGAAATATGGTGCTTCTGCAGCAACTTTCGGAAGCAAAACAGGCTGTGACCTGCCTGTAGATTCACATGAATTGATAGCACTTTGTGCTCCGCGTCTCACATTTATAAGTTATGGTATTCCCGAAAAAGGAGATGCTAAATGGTTGGATCAGACAGGCAGTTACATGGCTACTGTTGCAGCAGGAGCTGCTTTTAAATTGCTCGGGGTTAAAGACATCGGCGTTTCAAATGACTATTTAAAGGAAAAAATGCCTCCAATGTTAACCGGTTTGTTGGAAGGTGAACTAGCCTGGAGACAACACGATGGTGGACATACTGATGCTCCTAATTTTCAACATTTTATTCCTTGGGCAAGTAAAATGCTCAAGTATAATAAAACAGCGAAATAATCTTACTTAGAAACATATTTTCATCATGCCCGGGCTTAAATGTGTACTTTATCACACATTTAAGCCCGGGTTTTGTAAAGTAATCTTTTCATTGAAAAATAAAAATTACTATTTTTGTCAAACATTTCCGGTTCTGTGAAAATCGATTCTAATTAAATACGGATTAAATTTGCGAGCCGGTTATTCGATTAAAATATTTATATCAATGAAAAAAATAATATCCTATCCGCTCTCAATTATCACAGTTCTGTTGTTTTTTCTGGCTATTTGTTTATTTCACCCAATTCAGTATGTTTGCTTCAATCTGTTTGGTTACAAGGCTCATAAAAAAAGCGTGGATATGTTGAATTTTATTCTGCTATACATTCTACTCGTAAACCTGTCAACTGCCGAAGTAGATAATAAAGTTGATTTACCTGTAAACAAACCACTTATCTTTGTTTCTAATCATCAGGGCTTATATGATATTATAGGAATCGGTTGGTTTTTAAGAAAATACCACCCGAAATTTGTCAGCAAAATTGAATTAGGGAAAGGAATCCCAAGTGTTTCGTATAATCTAAATCATGGTGGGTCTGTATTAATTGACCGGAAAGACCCCAAACAAGCGCTGCCTGCGCTGAAAAAAATGGGGGAATATATTGAATCAACAAATCGGTCAGCTGTTATTTTTCCCGAAGGTACCCGTTCAAGAGATGGAAAACCAGGTAGTTTTGCTGCTAACGGACTGAAAATTTTGTGCAAATACTCTCCCAATGCTTTAGTAGTACCGGTCACCGTCAACAATTCATGGAAGGTTTTCCGTTACGGCTCATTTCCTCTTGGTATTGGTAACAAGTTGAAATTCATTGTGCATGAACCTATTGCAGTGAAAGATTATGACTTCAATACTCTTTTTGAAATGACTGAGAAAGCTGTTGTTGCCGATATTGTTTCTTAATTCTATAAACTAAACATCATCTGAAGTAAATACTTCTTTATCAAAGATTAGTCATCTTGTAGAGAATGTTTTCGGCATTCTATTATTACCTTTTGTTCGTTAGCTATTGTACAGGCAAACAGGTAAGTGTCTCCACCTTCTTTTATTCTCAACTTTTTGCGCAATTCATCCACAGTCATAGGATAGTTGCGTGTTGCAATATTGGCTTTAGGTAAATGTTGCGCCAATTCTTTGTGTTCTGTTTTGGAATTTCCCCAGGTTTTTATTGTTTCAAATATCCTTCCGGGAAATTGAAGTAATAATTTGGATGATGTATATAAATTGGTATTGGAGTGTAGTTTATGAATTCCAAAGTTTTTAGATATTGTCTTGAAAGCTCCACTCTTCATCAGCGAAGCATTGGGCTCATAGAGATACTTCTCAATTTCCTGAGTATACGTAACCCTGACGGATGATTCTTCGTTCAGATCATATTCAAATAGCTGAATTTTCTCATTTTTTAGCAGGTTTACTGCTTTTATGCGGATATTCTGAGGAGCAGATTGATTCAGAATAAGCAATACTTCCTTACATTCGTTGTCTACACTGATAATATGTACTTCCGAAGTGGTCGACAATTCGCGTATAGCCGCTGTAATATCCATCATCGGAGATAGTTTTATCATAACTCTCGTGGCTTTTGCCAGCAACTGGTTTGATAATGCTGCAACATCCGGCTCGCAATCAGACAAAAGGACAACTTTCTTGCCACTGCTACTTCTTCGGGCCGGATCTACGAATATCCAATCCACATGAGTCATGCTTAACAAATACTTTTCCGTTTCGCTATGAATCACCTCAATTTGATTTTTACCCAACACGTTGAAATTGTGAGTAGCTAATTCACACAGTTCTTTTTGGCGTTCAACGTAAGTTACCTGCTTAAAACCGTCAGACATAAAGCAACAATCTACTCCGAATCCTCCGGTAAGATCCGTTAATGAATTTCCTTCGCACAAGCTCGATTTGTATTTAGCCGTTGATTCAGAGGAGGATTGCTCAAGCGACAACTGAACAGGATATAGAATATCTTCTGTATTAAAGAAAAGTGGTATTTTCGATTTGACTTTCTGTTTTCCGTTTATCTGACAGATTGCCAACGGCATATCTACCATAGGATAGCGTGCAGTCTGAAACGCCAACTGATGTATGTCAGCTGCAATATTTTCTTCAATAAATTGTCTGGTTTCTTTATTCATCCGGCATCAATAAATTTCCTTCAAAAGTACATCATTTAATTTATATCAGGAAGAGTGGGAGCGAAGCAGCCGAAAAATCACAAAAAAAGGTGTTTGAAATTTTTGATTCAAACACCCTCAGAAATCTATTTATTATTTGTCTACAATACTACAACTCTGAAATCCATAGCCGATGGCGGATCAACTGCAAAATCAGAATTTGTAACATAGATATTTATTCTTCCTTCAGAATAGTCAAAATCAATGGTTTGTGTCCACTGTGCTCCGTTAGCATTCTCAAAGTGACGAACATAAGGTAAATTCTGTTGAGATGTTGAGTTATTTACTATAATATAGGCTATTACAGAACCGGTATTAAATACTGTTGAAGTAATTTCAGGCATATTAAAGTGGCATGAGTAATATCTGTTTAGCCCCTGATTATCCACATTTTCTACCCAATCACTGCTTTTTACACTTAGATTAATGGAGTTGAATTGAATTTCTTTCGAATCTCTACAGGCAACGAATGATAGTGTAACAACAATAAAAAGAAGGAGTTTTTTCATATCTGATCTTTCTGTTTTTGAGAGTAAAATTTATGTACAGCCGATATATAAATATAATACGAAGTAAAATATTCAATTTCACTTGATTACTATAAGCTAAACTCATTTTATCCGAAAAAATTGTGTGTAATATCAAAAAATATATTTGCATATATGATAAACATCGGTAAAACCAATACTTCTGTCAGTTATAAAATACCGATCAAGACAGTAAAATGGGACACATTTTAATGACTTGAAGCGATTCTAACTTCGGAAATAGTGCTTTTTATTGTCGATATTCAGGCTTTATAAACGCAAAAAAGGGCTATTATAGGTGTACATTCCTTTGTTTTGAAAATTATTTTTGACAATAGATTTCTGAAAATGAATTGTGTAAGGGCTTCCGGCAAAAAATATAAATGACAGGCCTTGTGAATTCGGCAAAAAGCACTACTTTTGTGCCGGGTAAGTCCTACACGACCAGCTCCCTTTGAACTCCCCCAGGGCTTGACCGCAGCAAGGGTAAAAGGTCGTAGCGGTGCGATGTAGGGTGCTTACCCACTTGCCTCTTTAGCTCAGTTGGCCAGAGCACGTGATTTGTAATCTCGGGGTCGTTGGTTCGAATCCGACAAGAGGCTCAAAAAAGGCTTACACAATTATTGTGTAAGCCTTTTTTCTATAAGTCCTTTATCAGTATATCTTTCAAATGTTCTTCCGACTGCATTTTCATTTCCTGCGTTTTTTGCCAAAACGAATCCAGCAGTTCATTTTTCTGAGTAAGAAATAATTCTGAACCATGCATATCCAGCTTTGAGTAAAGCTTGTTCACTGTCAGTTTATTGATATCAAACGCAGGAACAAAGGTTTTCCTGTTCTTTTCGGTTTCTACTTCAATCAAAATTCCTACTTCCACCAGTCTGCTTATAAGCATATTGACTATCCGTATCGGTAACCGGTATTTCTCTGCTATCTGATCAGATGATAAAGCCGGCTTTTGTTCTTCAAACTGCTTGACAATAACATAAGTAATGAACAGAGTCAGAAAGTTTTTATAGCGTGGACTGATGTTATTTGAATCCACCTCATATTCAAAGTTATGCATATTCTGCGAAACGTAAGAAATTTCGGCACCCAGCAAAACAATCAGACACGATATCTGTAACCAGAGCAAAAGTAAAGGAATAGCAGCAAAACTACCGTAAACAATGTTGTAGCGCGACAAATATACCTGCCCGTTGATATACAGCATTTGAAAAATCTGAAAAGCTGTTCCGGCTACAATTCCGGCAATCATTGCATTTGAAAATTTTACCCTCGTGTTTGGTATAATCATATACATGCTTGTAAACACTATCCAGTTGATAATATAGGGTAAAAATTTCACCCCAAATCTCAAAATCGGGCTCAATACATCGTACACATAAGATTGTTTTAAAGCCGAACTAACATATATGGACAATCCGCCGGAAAAAACAATCAAAAGCGGAACAACCATGATGCCGGAAAAATAGGTTGAGAATTGTCTGATAAAGGTGCGTTTCTTTTTGACTTGCCAAATGCTATTGAAAGCTCTCTCCACCTGCATGAACAGGTTCATGACGGACCAAAACAAAATTGCAATACCCACACCGATAAAAAGACCACGCTGGGTAGTAGCTAAATACCTGTCTACAAAGCCCATTACCGTCGGAGTCATATCTGCCTGACCGATAAAAGTATTGTCAAGTGAACTTTCAATAATTTTTTCTACTCCAAAGCCCTTTCCGATAGCAATAATAAGAGCAAAAGTAGGAATGATGGCAAAGAGAATGGAATAAGTAAGTGCCGATGCTCTTACATTTAAGTTGTCTACAATAAATCCTCTGGTTGCTAAAATTATGGTTTTCACCAGACGGTAGGCGTAACGTCGTGATCGTGATAATTCATATTCGGTTATTCGCCAAATGTCATATCTGAGAAAATTAATCACCTGAGCGGTAAAATCAACAAATTTCGACATAAAAGTAAAGTAGAATATAGTGTGGAAAGAATTTTAAAAAGAAAATAGCAGGTCTGTAAGCCGGGTTTTGTACTTTGTTTGCACAAAGTGTTTGTCATTTATCTCGAACAAATGTCGCCATTTGCCTTTAGCGATCTACCCCCCGACATCGGGCGAGAAACCCTACATGCGTCGGTATACGTGATCTTGCAACCCATAAGACGTACGGCATCTGATGTTACCATCAAACCCGGTGAGCTTTTACCTCACCTTTTCACCCTTACTCCGACAAGTCGGAGCGGTTATTTTCTGTTACGCTACTCTGCTCTCACAAACAGCTTCCCGTTAGGAAGTATGGCTCTCTGCGTTGCCCGGACTTTCCTCCATTCCTCAAGGGAAAAGCGACAAACCGACCTACTATTTAAATGCAAAGATAGAAATAATATTTTAATTCTGTTTTAAAAATATAATGTCTTTTGTTTCAAACAATTATATGTGAAGAATAATTTAATTAGAGAAAAATTTCTTTATTCCTCAACATTTGTCTACTTTTGTTGTTTATTAGTATTAGATTATAAGATATTTAAAAGGTCTAAGAAATGAGTAATTTAGGTATAAAAAAAGGTGACAAGGTTGTGATAATCGGAGGTGGTTTTGCCGGTTTACAGTTAGCTACAGCTTTAATGAAAGCAGATTTAAAGGTTATTCTGGTCGATAAACAAAATCATCATCAATTTCAACCTTTATTTTATCAGGTGGCTACAGGACGTCTGGAACCATCAAGTATTTCATTCCCTTTCCGTAAAATTTTCCAAAAAAGTAAGACGGTAGATTTCAGGATGGCTGACATAACCAGCATAGATCCTGTTGGGAAAAGAATTATGACGGCTTACGATCGAACGATCACATACGATCATTTGGTAATAGCCACGGGTTGCAAAACCAATTTCTTTGGGAATAAGCAAATGAGTGAAAATGCATTCTCAATGAAAACTACAGAGGAATCTATTGATATACGCAATAAAATTCTCTTTAGTTTTGAAAAAGAAATTTTTGCCAGACCCGAAGATAAACAAGCATGGATGAACATCATTATTGTTGGTGCCGGAGCAACGGGTGTTGAACTGTCAGGTGCATTTGCCGAATTAAAAAAGGACGTACTACCCAAGGATTATCATAACATTGACTTCTCGAAGTTTAATATTATACTTCTGGAGGGTGGTAAGTACACGCTGAATAATATGAGTGAGGAGTCCAAAATTGCTTCCCGAAAGTACCTTGAGGAAATGGGAGTAATTGTAAAAACAGAGACTCTTATAGAATCATACGACGGCAACGTGGCTGTATTAAATACAGGAGAACGAATCCCAACTAAAAATGTGATTTGGGCTGCAGGTGTTACAGGCAATGTAATAGAAGGTTTAGAACCTGAAGACACTTTCAGAAACAGGTATATTGTTGACCGATATAATAAACTAAAAAGGTTTGACAATATCTATGCACTGGGTGATGTGGCCTATATGGAAACTCCGAAATTTCCTAAAGGACACCCACAAGTAGCTAATGTAGCTATTAATCAGGCCAAAAATATGGGCAATAATATTGTTAAGTCATTGAAAAATGAAGATTATAAGCCTGTTGAATTTGAATACCACGACTTGGGTATGATGGCTACAATTGGAAAGCACAAAGCCGTTGTGGAATTACCCTTTATTAAATTCAAGGGTCCTGTAGCCTGGTATGTATGGATGTTCCTGCATTTAATGTTGATTTTAAGTGTCCGAAATAAAATAATTATATTTTTCAACTGGGCATGGAGCTATCTTACGAAAGACACTTCACTGCGATTGATTACCAAGATCAATTACCAGAAAGAAAAAGTGGTGGATTTATAGAAATATAAAAAAGGCTTCCTAAATAAGGAAGCCTTTTTTGTATCAACTAAATGTCTCTTCCATTGAACTATACTAAATGTTCTAACTTACTAACGTTGTTTTCAATATCTTTATCAGATAGCGAATAATTCATCAGGTCGCCTGCCAGGTATTGATCGTAAGCTGTCATATCTACCAAACCGTGCCCGGACAGATTGAACAAGATAGTTTTAGTAGTTCCCTCTTCTTTGCATTTTAATGCCTCGTTAATGGCTGCTGCAATAGCATGAGCTGATTCTGGTGCCGGTACAATGCCTTCAGTTTGAGCAAAAAGGACACCTGCATTAAAAGAATCCAGTTGTTCAATATCAACTGCTTCCATCAAACCATCTTTCATCAACTGGCTAACAATGGTTCCTGCACCATGATAACGAAGTCCACCGGCATGAATGTGAGCAGGTGCAAAACTATGACCCAACGTAAACATTGGCAAAAGAGGCGTATAACCGGCTTCATCACCAAAGTCATATTCAAATTTACCACGAGTCAGTTTCGGGCATGATGTTGGTTCTGCTGCAATAAAACGGGTTTTCTTTCCCTCGTTGATATTATGACGCATAAAAGGGAATGAAATTCCAGAGAAGTTAGAGCCACCACCAAAACATCCGATAACCACATCGGGATATTCTCCGGCCATTTCCATTTGTTTTTCTGCTTCAAGTCCTATCACTGTCTGGTGCAATGAAACATGATTTAATACGCTGCCTAAAGTGTATTTACAATTAGGTGTCGACATAGCGAGTTCGATTGCTTCAGAAATTGCTGTTCCTAAACTTCCCTGATAATTAGGATGATCAGTCAAAATTTGGCGACCGGCTTTGGTAGACATACTGGGTGAAGGGATAACCTGAGCTCCCCAGGTTTGCATTAATGAACGGCGATAGGGTTTTTGTTCGTAGCTAATTTTCACCATGTAGACGGCCAGTTCCAATCCAAAGGCTTTTGCAGCAAACGATAATGCTGTTCCCCATTGACCGGCTCCGGTTTCAGTGGTAATGTTAGTAGTGCCTTCTTTTTTACAATAATAAGCCTGCGCCAGCGCCGAGTTCAATTTATGAGAGCCTACTGGGCTTACACTTTCGTTTTTAAAATAAATATGAGCCGGAGTACCCAACGCTTTTTCGAGGTTATAGGCACGAACCAGTGGGGTAGGGCGATAGATTTTCAATTTTTCTCGCACTTCCTCAGGTATATCAATCCAGACATCTGTCTGATTTAATTCCTGATCGGCTAAATCTTTCGCAAAAAGTGGATACAAATCTTCGTTTTTCAACGGCTGTTTTGTTCCCGGATGCAGCATTGGCATTGGTTTAGTTGGCATTTCGGCTACGATATTGTACCATTTTTTAGGTAACTCGCTTTCGGCCAACAAAAATTTCTTTGTTTTTTCCATGGGTAGTAAAAATTAATCGGTAAATATTTATGTTGTAATTTTTCGGATAAAAAATAAAGCCTGTTGTTATGCTTAAACAACAGGCTTTTATGGTAGATTTCTTGATTTTAGTATAATTCCAACAAACCAAACCTCATTGTTTAATAATGATAGTTTGTGCTGCGCCAATAAAAAAATGAGTTAACTGATTTCATATCTGATATTTTAATACTGACAAAGATAAGAACTATTTTTAAAAAAGGAAATATCTGACTTTATTTTTTTACACAGAGATACTATAAATATAAGAAGCACAATATATTGAATTGACCGATCTTATAAAGTCGGTTCTTTAAAATAAAAGTAGTATTTTTGCAGGATAAATAAATATTCAGAAAAAATGATACAATCGATGACCGGCTTTGGGAAAGCCACCTGCGAATTTGGTAACAAAAAGATAGTAGTCGAAGTTAAATCTTTAAATAGCAAACAGTTAGATGTTTCAAC contains:
- a CDS encoding lysophospholipid acyltransferase family protein, translated to MKKIISYPLSIITVLLFFLAICLFHPIQYVCFNLFGYKAHKKSVDMLNFILLYILLVNLSTAEVDNKVDLPVNKPLIFVSNHQGLYDIIGIGWFLRKYHPKFVSKIELGKGIPSVSYNLNHGGSVLIDRKDPKQALPALKKMGEYIESTNRSAVIFPEGTRSRDGKPGSFAANGLKILCKYSPNALVVPVTVNNSWKVFRYGSFPLGIGNKLKFIVHEPIAVKDYDFNTLFEMTEKAVVADIVS
- a CDS encoding YihY/virulence factor BrkB family protein, with translation MSKFVDFTAQVINFLRYDIWRITEYELSRSRRYAYRLVKTIILATRGFIVDNLNVRASALTYSILFAIIPTFALIIAIGKGFGVEKIIESSLDNTFIGQADMTPTVMGFVDRYLATTQRGLFIGVGIAILFWSVMNLFMQVERAFNSIWQVKKKRTFIRQFSTYFSGIMVVPLLIVFSGGLSIYVSSALKQSYVYDVLSPILRFGVKFLPYIINWIVFTSMYMIIPNTRVKFSNAMIAGIVAGTAFQIFQMLYINGQVYLSRYNIVYGSFAAIPLLLLWLQISCLIVLLGAEISYVSQNMHNFEYEVDSNNISPRYKNFLTLFITYVIVKQFEEQKPALSSDQIAEKYRLPIRIVNMLISRLVEVGILIEVETEKNRKTFVPAFDINKLTVNKLYSKLDMHGSELFLTQKNELLDSFWQKTQEMKMQSEEHLKDILIKDL
- a CDS encoding THUMP-like domain-containing protein, yielding MNKETRQFIEENIAADIHQLAFQTARYPMVDMPLAICQINGKQKVKSKIPLFFNTEDILYPVQLSLEQSSSESTAKYKSSLCEGNSLTDLTGGFGVDCCFMSDGFKQVTYVERQKELCELATHNFNVLGKNQIEVIHSETEKYLLSMTHVDWIFVDPARRSSSGKKVVLLSDCEPDVAALSNQLLAKATRVMIKLSPMMDITAAIRELSTTSEVHIISVDNECKEVLLILNQSAPQNIRIKAVNLLKNEKIQLFEYDLNEESSVRVTYTQEIEKYLYEPNASLMKSGAFKTISKNFGIHKLHSNTNLYTSSKLLLQFPGRIFETIKTWGNSKTEHKELAQHLPKANIATRNYPMTVDELRKKLRIKEGGDTYLFACTIANEQKVIIECRKHSLQDD
- a CDS encoding NAD(P)/FAD-dependent oxidoreductase, with translation MSNLGIKKGDKVVIIGGGFAGLQLATALMKADLKVILVDKQNHHQFQPLFYQVATGRLEPSSISFPFRKIFQKSKTVDFRMADITSIDPVGKRIMTAYDRTITYDHLVIATGCKTNFFGNKQMSENAFSMKTTEESIDIRNKILFSFEKEIFARPEDKQAWMNIIIVGAGATGVELSGAFAELKKDVLPKDYHNIDFSKFNIILLEGGKYTLNNMSEESKIASRKYLEEMGVIVKTETLIESYDGNVAVLNTGERIPTKNVIWAAGVTGNVIEGLEPEDTFRNRYIVDRYNKLKRFDNIYALGDVAYMETPKFPKGHPQVANVAINQAKNMGNNIVKSLKNEDYKPVEFEYHDLGMMATIGKHKAVVELPFIKFKGPVAWYVWMFLHLMLILSVRNKIIIFFNWAWSYLTKDTSLRLITKINYQKEKVVDL
- a CDS encoding alpha/beta hydrolase family protein, with protein sequence MKRIILLMLIFILAKSTYAQTDNGNKYPSPVTFTAEQDQDNMMKQLGIKSLRPGPSGNENAPNHANYDESIANPCPQLPDILTLKNGKKVTSADMWWKLRRPEIVEDFEREVYGRLPKKIPAVTWTVKITDREFVGRTPVIAKQLVGHVDNSEYPLINVNINMVVVLPTNVKGPVPVLIMFGPASLPSPAQPSAEDLAKINAAFREMMIKNNPEMKAVLDKYPAYAPITKLAGPSFFAPPTDGNSAPTEQLLAAGWGYAAVDPSSIQADNAAGLTRGIIGLVNKGQPRKPDDWGALRAWSWGAARALDYLETDPLVDAKKVGIEGVSRYGKAALVTLAFEPRFAVGLIGSSGKGGATLHRRVFGEAVESLTGGEYYWMAGNYMKYGASAATFGSKTGCDLPVDSHELIALCAPRLTFISYGIPEKGDAKWLDQTGSYMATVAAGAAFKLLGVKDIGVSNDYLKEKMPPMLTGLLEGELAWRQHDGGHTDAPNFQHFIPWASKMLKYNKTAK
- a CDS encoding TrpB-like pyridoxal phosphate-dependent enzyme gives rise to the protein MEKTKKFLLAESELPKKWYNIVAEMPTKPMPMLHPGTKQPLKNEDLYPLFAKDLADQELNQTDVWIDIPEEVREKLKIYRPTPLVRAYNLEKALGTPAHIYFKNESVSPVGSHKLNSALAQAYYCKKEGTTNITTETGAGQWGTALSFAAKAFGLELAVYMVKISYEQKPYRRSLMQTWGAQVIPSPSMSTKAGRQILTDHPNYQGSLGTAISEAIELAMSTPNCKYTLGSVLNHVSLHQTVIGLEAEKQMEMAGEYPDVVIGCFGGGSNFSGISFPFMRHNINEGKKTRFIAAEPTSCPKLTRGKFEYDFGDEAGYTPLLPMFTLGHSFAPAHIHAGGLRYHGAGTIVSQLMKDGLMEAVDIEQLDSFNAGVLFAQTEGIVPAPESAHAIAAAINEALKCKEEGTTKTILFNLSGHGLVDMTAYDQYLAGDLMNYSLSDKDIENNVSKLEHLV